CATCCTTGTATAAGAAATATCTTGAATTTGATTTGGATGAAGGCGAGGCGGAAACGATTTCTTTATCTGAAGAAATTGGGGCAGATCTGGTTTTGGTAGACGAGTATTGGGCGAGGAAGATCGCAGAGCACAAAGGTTTAAAGTATACAGGTACTCTCGGGTTGCTTCTAAAGGCACAGAAAAAGGAATTAATAAAGGAGATAAACCCTTTACTGAATGAGTTAATTAATCGAGGTTTTTGGATAAGTAATGAATTATATAACCATGTCTTGATGGAAGCAGGGGAATAAATACTTAATGATGCACAAACGGTCGCTGTCCCTATTTGCCCTCAAGGAGAGTGACACCATGGATATATGGTTTGGTAATCCAAAAGATGA
The window above is part of the Patescibacteria group bacterium genome. Proteins encoded here:
- a CDS encoding DUF3368 domain-containing protein: MPENRLVVADSTVLIALSSLGKLEILQDLYQRIIIPEAVYRELIRGKGRPGSEVGSINWIEVKTLSSLYKKYLEFDLDEGEAETISLSEEIGADLVLVDEYWARKIAEHKGLKYTGTLGLLLKAQKKELIKEINPLLNELINRGFWISNELYNHVLMEAGE